A section of the Triplophysa dalaica isolate WHDGS20190420 chromosome 8, ASM1584641v1, whole genome shotgun sequence genome encodes:
- the pou1f1 gene encoding pituitary-specific positive transcription factor 1, whose product MTCQAFSASDSFTTLSGDSAALPLLMHHTGPSDCLPVSSHTTNMISSVPSGLPLVQSSKRAHMHLSASALGNASASLHYQMPPCHYSNQQTTYGMMAAQEMLSASISQTRILQTCSVPHANMVNGANSLQGALAPCLYKFPEHSLGGGSCALSHSFPPLPQALLTDEHTLSDIKQELRRKSRPLEEPPDMDSPQIRELERFANDFKLRRIKLGYTQTNVGEALAAVHGSEFSQTTICRFENLQLSFKNACKLKSILAKWLEEAEQAGALFNEKMGMHERKRKRRTTISLGAKEALERNFVEKSKPSSQEIVRLAEGLHLEKEVVRVWFCNRRQREKRVKTSLHHSSFMAKETAACRT is encoded by the exons ATGACCTGCCAGGCATTTAGCGCCAGTGATTCCTTCACTACTCTAAGCGGCGATTCAGCTGCCCTGCCTCTGCTGATGCATCACACTGGACCTTCCGACTGCTTACCCGTCTCCAGCCACACCACCAACATGATATCTTCAG TCCCCTCAGGTCTACCACTGGTACAGTCGTCCAAACGTGCTCATATGCACCTGTCCGCTTCTGCTTTGGGCAACGCATCAGCCAGCCTGCACTATCAAATGCCCCCATGTCATTATAGCAACCAGCAGACCACCTATGGCATGATGGCAG CACAAGAAATGCTCTCTGCCAGCATCTCACAGACTCGCATCCTTCAGACCTGCAGTGTGCCTCATGCCAACATGGTAAATGGAGCCAATTCATTACAAG GAGCTTTAGCCCCATGCCTCTATAAGTTCCCTGAGCACAGTTTGGGTGGAGGATCTTGTGCTTTGAGCCACAGTTTCCCACCGCTACCACAAGCTCTTCTCACTGATGAACACACTCTCAGTGACATCAAGCAGGAGCTGCGCAGAAAAAGCCGGCCTCTGGAAGAGCCCCCCGATATGGATTCTCCTCAAATCCGTGAACTAGAGAGGTTTGCTAATGACTTCAAACTGAGAAGGATCAAACTGG GTTACACACAGACCAATGTGGGTGAGGCACTGGCGGCCGTGCACGGCTCTGAATTTAGCCAAACCACCATCTGTCGCTTTGAGAACTTGCAGCTCAGCTTCAAAAATGCCTGCAAGCTCAAATCTATCCTGGCAAAATGGCTGGAGGAGGCTGAGCAAGCAGGTG CTCTTTTTAATGAGAAGATGGGCATGCATGAGCGTAAACGAAAACGGAGAACAACCATCAG TCTCGGGGCGAAGGAAGCCCTAGAAAGGAATTTTGTGGAGAAGAGTAAACCCTCGTCTCAGGAGATTGTGCGACTGGCAGAGGGCCTGCATCTGGAGAAGGAGGTGGTCCGTGTGTGGTTCTGTAACCGTAGACAGAGGGAGAAAAGAGTCAAAACCAGCCTACACCACAGCTCATTCATGGCCAAAGAGACTGCAGCCTGTAGGACCTGA